The genomic stretch ATCTAAACCAATGTCTTGATCTCCCATAGTAGTATGTccttccaaaaaaagaaaacataatttgtcaataatcaataaaataataaaggtAATGAGACAATGCCAATGAttttataagagaaaaaaaaaaacctctctaATACCTTTCTAGATAATGAGACAATGTCATTGATAGTGGGGCACCATTTTGGCATTGCAGCCAGGGAAATGAAGACAAAACATGGGACCAAGCCATACTAAAATaatgacaaagaaaagaaaaggcacCAATAGTTCACAAGAAACCAACTATACATTCCCAATAACCTCAACAGTATTGGCTCATCGATcataaaatagagagagagagagagagagagagagagaggaatggtTATATAATTCTACAAACAAATCTAACAATGCATCACACTTTTCCACGGCAaaattgcaaaatcagaaatagaGCTCCATAATCAAATTGAAAAAGAGAGTTGGGTGTTGTTGACCGTTGGCTCCTCAAAGAAATAAAGCTCCAAAGATAAGATTTATGTATCTGAAAGCCTCTTATAGTTATAACTAAATGCTGGAAAAACGCTCCCAACGTTagtatttatcaaaaaaataaaataaaatggaactCCCTTgaagtgaaatgaaaaatgCTTCTCTGCAACAGATTTGAAATGCATAACTGAACCCAGTTcctcaatattaaaaaaaaaaaaaacagagatatATAAATTATGTTTAATGTTCATgctaataaaaaaaactaaacaaacTATCCTCTAATAAGTTCATGAATAAAGGTGAGCAAACAAACCTGCAAATGGCTTCCACcaggaaaaggaagaggaagaaggacgTGGCCTGCAAGAGTGTAAACTTCACCTGAAAATCTGAGATATCACCAGACCGATTTAGGGTTTTCGGGAGCATCGATCATGGACCGAAAGAACAGAGGACCGAAGAGCAAGAGTAGAATTGCAGAGCAAGGTTTCCTCTCTGCGCTGAGATTCATCCTCTTTTGGTTGGGATGGTATATTTCTTTCTATAGATTCATTGTAGTGCACATACAACATCCTCCCTCTTCCCTCGGATATCGTGGTCATTCATTTATAAACAGCCACGTGTCGATCATCTAACCCGTGCTACATGATCTGTAGCATAAAAGTGTGCTACAGACGAGCCGAATCCATGCCCTTGGGCTATGCATTTTAAATTCTGATTCTTATATATAAACCCCAATAAAGTTAAGTTtttaatgtgggactaaaaaaattattcactTTTCACCCCAATAAAGTTAAGTTTtaaatgtgggactaaaaaaattattcactTTTCACCTGACTCAATAGAGTAAACATAAAGTTCAAAGCTAAAAGTCTTGTCTTGATGTTTTGAAACTTTAAAACACCAATACATTCTCACTCACAACTTTCTTGACTCCCTGTCTTGCTTTATATCTTCTCGAtccctctttactcttctcgtCTTCGGCTTTCCTGCATTCCCAATCCTCAATCTTCTGCACTCAATGGAACTCCATCTCTCTCATTTCTGTCAATCACTAGTTAGTACTCCATTCTTAGACCGTGTGAAAGGGACATTTCCTACTTGGGAAGCAAAACTACTTGACAGTTGGTCATAACTTTAACCATACTCGGTCTCCCACCTAAAACTTATGATCGGTTTTGTGTCGGTCGTGCCTATGCTTTTGTTGCCTTTGCGTTTATTCCAGAGTATCAGCAACCTGTCGATTGTAATGAGGGATTGAGGCAAAGTATTGCAATTCTAAAAATCTTAATTTGATCCTCGTAtcacctttttttctcttagaTTTGAGGTAAACTTGATCCCCCCTCCCATGGGCTAGCATGTGTACgctttcctctctcttttctaaATTTGGAAAAGACTCCCCTGCCCTCTTTTGTCTTGATTTAGTGCATGTTGCTAGCTTACTGAAAATTGAAAGCATGTCAACCCTCTCCTAGTCTCCTATATGTTTATTTAAGGGGGAAAATATCACATATTCTCCATAGAACATACCCCCTTTACTAGTAGCAAGAGGAATCTTCTCCTTactttaggctctctttggcataatttttatttatatttataatctATTTATGAGAATAATTTATAGACATAAATAATAATCGTTTGGTCACTACTAGACATAATATATTACACAATGATTTACTAAAGATCCCTTATTGACAATTTAGCTAGGTTTGATTGCAGTCATGCTTTGCTTGAGTAAACCTTTGGTTGAATTAATTTTTCTTGATTCCTCTCGACTAGAATGAGATGTGGGAGTAAAATAGTCCTTGATATATCTGTTCTAGATTTAATCTAGAACAGTAAAGATAAGGAATAACATTCAGAGGCCCTTTACAGAGCCATTTCTATCACTATCCTCAATAATTACGAAGATGCCATTATAAAATTTCAGCAACAAaacataattatgaaaatgttCTAAGTGTAACTATTAACTACGTTTACTTTTACATGATTGCCTTAATTGACTTTGCCATAAATAGTTGGATTCAAAAGTCtcggtggattcgaaccaccatcccCTTAGAACATGCTTGAGACACATGCTCATGTTTTAAGTACTCTACCGATTGAGCTAAAGACCCAGAAAATAGAGTTGTTAAGTACATATCAATTGAATTTCAAGATGGAAAGATGGTATTCCAAGCAAATATTCCATCATATGCACAACATCATAAACAATTATGGTCTcatattgaaattgaaagaacaaacaaaacaatTCGATCACCCTGCCAATACTGAAACTAATATACAAGGATAGTtctgaaacttttttttattttttcttatcatcCTTCTCCCATGGTCAGAAGAAGTTTTGAATTTCCACGATAAGGCTTGTAGTAGTAAATGTAACATCAAAGAAATATCCGCCAATTGAAAGAGTGAATGAGTTTTTTCAATTCCACGTACCACACTTGATTATTCAGATTCTACAACTTTGAATGGATTGAGTTTTTCCAAATGTTcactctcttgaaggttatagAGACCCTTATGAAGCAATCGGGTTAATTTTCTTGCCAATCAACCCCGAAGAACAACCCTCAAATAATCATTCATCTTCTATATGTAATCCATaaatggccaaaaaaaaaatcagtaaatGATCTTTCATTGTTTAAAAGAGGTTTCTCTAACCCATAAAAATGATCTTCCCAAATTATCCTTGGAAACAATAAtaaatcttttatttgtttcagaTTAGCAATAATAGTCACacaaaacagatttttttttttttttttggttcacgattggtatctaggccttcggttTGACTAGTCTCGTGGACCCATATTAACCCCACAATCATATGGAtggaagaacaaaataaaaacaaacagaaaCAAATATTGTTGGGTGTCTATTATTTGATAGACCCCAATTGGATTTGATCTGACACCCAATCTGATGATCATATATGTTTGACCAGATGGCTTCTTCACGAAAATGATGTTATATGATGTTGAGGTTCATTACTCATTTAACATCTATGATAACCTACAAGATCCAATTAAATCATATAATGTTGACATCAAGGGGATTCTCTCTGTAGTTGAGAAGGCTTTAAAtgtgtattattatttttttgcgGGTGTAAACCTTTTAGTGTGTATTCATGAAGCTAGCTCCCCTGTTTGACCACAGATGCTGACAGTCTTGATAGTtgttaccgaaaaaaaaaaaagtcttgatAGTAACTTTCACTATACCCAAGGAAGAAAATCATTTAGGTTAACGTGTAGTTTATTAGAAAAACATTGCACAAGTTCTTTCCTAGTCTGTATTAATTGGGGAGATAATATGGAGTCTAGATCCAAGGTTATAAAATTCGGGATTGGTCTCAACGGATAGTGATCCAGATCAGTATCGGATTGTTTGAGATCGGAATAAGAGGATTTAtccatatttatatataataaatatataattttttttatttttttatttttttactttttacccTTTGATCATAACAGCGGATTGATCTCGATATCGATTAGATTGGGATGATTACAATTCGATTTTAAAACTACGAAATGTGGTGACCTCTTCACGTAGGATCTCACTATTCATAGGGTATTATACTATGAATCAATGGTATAATAATTGTTTTGACCGGCAAGGTCCTTTCTCCCACCTAAATAATGTAAAAAACGAAAGTTGCTTGGTCAAGTGGCTCCTATGCCTGTACACAGGGTGTCACTCCAACCGAAtgtgaaccaaaaaaaaaaagttgctttGTCAAGTGGCTCCTATGCTTATACATAGGGTGTCACTCCAGCGGAATGTGAACTAAAAAATTGTCATGAATGTTGATGCTTATATGCATGCTCTCAATGGCTCTTGTGCTGGTGCAGAGGCTACTAGACTAAATAGCAATCCCTTGCACTCTAAATAATATGGGGATAAAGAACATTCCTTGGTCGCACAGCCCTTACCCTAGACAGAGGGTCAATGAGGGGCACACATATCCACCAATTAGAGAAAGGTTTATTGTATTTCACAGGGGCGAGCACCACCGGGGAGTATTCTTTTGCCAACAATTGAACATAAGAAGTCGGTTTCGCTTATTGGACAAATTTAAGCTTAACTCACCTTTAGTAACAGTATTTTGAAACGTCTCTTACTGGTTGTTGCCCAGAACTACCAACCAAATAAGCAAACTTTACTATATGCAGCTATTAAAGGCAGCTTATTAGTATCATATGCAGCTATTAATAAGCTGCCTTTAACATTTCAcacattttccctttttttataataaattatgCGTATTGTGGTATTAGACAATAAGATGTTCGGTAATTTAGTTTGCGAGAACCCACCAACCGGATATATTAGTTGTATCTTCTCTTGACTTCACTTAGCTTTTCAAAAAACTCTCCTTCGCATTTTAAATTCCATAGGCTAAGTAAGAAGACCATTCAACATCCTTACTTGTATATAACTAGTAGACTCATCCACCTTAAATTCACAATCTATCTTTGAACtatagagaaagagaagcagaaatGGCATTTTCCCAGTTTTCTTCACCTCCCTATCTGCATTGCCTCCTACCCTTAATCTTCTTCATTTTAGCTATTTTTGTAGCTAATTCACTTGCAGATGACCCTCCTTTGACACTGGATTACTATGCATCTTCTTGTCCGACGGCATTAGAGATTGTTAGGAAAGAGATGGAATGTGCAGTGCTCTCTGATCCACGTATGGCGGCATCGATACTCCGGTTGCACTTCCATGACTGTTTTGTTCAGGTTTGGAGTTCATAACCTTCATGATCAGTGATAGTTGAAAGTTGAAGAGCAGTTAGCCATTTATGTGTCTCCTCTTTGGTTGGTTGTTTTGAGATTCCGGATCAGGTCCCCGTACGAGGACCATTCTCGAATGATTCTCATATGAGGACATGATCCGAATTCTTGTTTCGATCCACCACCTCTCGTGGGTTTTGTTGTATCCCCTTTATTTGgttgttttgatttattttgataGGATCATCTTCCTTGGATGGCTTTTGTGGCTTTTGATGGagttgtatttcttttttaatttctttaatatattATCCATTCACACGAAGAAAACAGTAACACTAACTGCCACCACCTGTGAATCTGCTGTATATGTTTATGGACAGGGTTGTGACGGATCAGTTTTGTTAGATGACACAATCACACTCCAAGGGGAGAAGAAAGCACCGCCTAACATCCATTCTCTGAGAGGTTTCAGGGTGATTGACAGGATCAAGAGCAAGCTCGAATACGAGTGCCCTGGTGTTGTTTCATGTGCTGATCTACTTACCATTGCAGCAAGAGATGCAGTTATTCTGGTAATAATAGAAAATATCAATAACTTATAAAGAAATTCATCAGTTTATATCAAAAAGGTTCTAACAGACTCACAGACATGGAGGGTATAATAGTGTGATATATTTTCTCAAATATTCTAATATCTTATGCATGGGAGTATGGATCTTTAttccaattttttgttttcttaggttGGTGGACCTTACTGGGATGTTCCTTTGGGTAGAAAGGATTCTAGAAGTGCAAGCTTCAGCCTCGCTAGCACGGATATTCCTACTCCTGACCAGGGTCTTCTTACTCTCCTTTCAAAATTCATCCCTCTAGGCCTCTCAGTCACAGATATGGTTGCTCTTGTGGGTAAGCAAGAATTCGGGCTTACATGATAATACTTCtgttcttgaaaaaaaaaatatatatatatatatatatacattttttgttagttcatttttttgtttatgggAATGAACCTGTTGTTGAGAAACactaaaagttgaaaatcgagaatgaaaattttagaatttctttatttcagaaacagaaacagaagggagaaataaaaagggggtgtggggtgtggggtgtggggtgtggggtgtgggaGAGGAGGGGGGGGAGATGAGTCTCAGTTACGTCCCTGCTCCGGGAATGTTGCATATCTAGCATTTGTAGGGTAATTAatggtatttttgtaaatttataaaaattctataataaaaattattgcaaaaatgtgtatttttatttttttttaatccagaAATTTGACCCGGAAACAGAAATACTTTAAATTATTTCTGATATAGAAACTGTTAGTGCTGATCCCTGCTTCTCTGTCAGGTCCAGGACCCTGCTTTCTCTCTAGGCTGAGATCTGCACACACAAGTTGGTAATTAGCCCGGAGTTCCCTCTAGGGGAATggctccgatgcttaagtcagttCTTAATTTAAACAAAATGAATCTTGATGGTAGAAAGTGCGTATCTCTTCCATGGGTCTCGTCTTCCTTTTATAGTGGTATCAGGATCCTTCCTTATTGGCTGAATCCCCCACCTCGGGCTGAGCTGACCTTTATAACGGCCAACTTGACCATAGTTTATTTCTGGTTAAATAACCGTCTTGGGTTTAGTTTCGAGGATGTCCGTAGAAGGGTGTAGAATCTCCATTTACAATTATGTCTAATGGTCGTATGGTCGAGTCAAGTGATGGCCCCATGATCAGTCTTCTCTTAAGTAGGTCTTGCAGCTCGGAGAAGGAAACCCCAGATGTTGGTCTATCATCGACCATCTTATTCTGgtgtatatattatatattatggTATATCAGAAACATTGCCCAGTACAGAAATATTATCATATGCAAGCCCTTAGTAGCTGGTTGATATGTCTTTTCATATGGTGCTTAAAGAAATCTTGATACAAATGGAGTATTGTTTCTACCTTGTAATTTGCAGGTGCTCACACCATTGGCATGGCTCAATGTTTGAACTTCAGAGCAAGGATCTATGGAGACTTTGAAGAAACTGCCACCATGAATCCATTAACAGAGACATACCTCAGCAACTTGAGATCTATATGCCCTGCTGTTGGGGGAGGAGACAATAACATTACTGCACTAGACTATGTTACTCCTAATTTTTTTGATAACTCATTCTATCAAATACTGCTGAAAGGGGAGGGACTGCTAAACTCTGATCAGGAAATGTACTCCAGTGTGTTCGCCTTACAGACAAAGCAAATTGTTCAGAAGTATGCAGAAGACCAACTCGCTTTCTTCCAACAATTCTCAGATTCTATGGTAAAGATGGGAAATATTACCAATCCTGACAGCTTCATTACTGGGGAAGTAAGGAGTAATTGCAGATTTATTAACACATAAGCTTCAAGTAGTACTACTTGTTTTGGTTATGCTCTGGTCATGCTACCTATTGGAAtctttatataaaatatattaattgtTACATCAACTACTCAGAAAACACATTTTCCATGCAACTCTGTAGCTACTTATCCATCCTATTATTAGTTTCAgattaagaaaatgaaaatatatattaGTTTTGTGCCAAGTTGGACAATCATGGTGTTCTTATTTGTTTCTTAGATTATTGAACTTAATAATATTCTATCTCCTTGACTAATGATGATTGATTATAAATCATATTCTATGCTGCTATGCATACAAAAGCTCAAAGCACAAACCATGCAATTATCTGATCATTGATCATGATCATGATCATTTCCTCTTCAATGCCCAcaccaaaagtagaaaaataCTATCTAGTAATTTGATCCATTTATCTATTACGGTTTTCCTCTGACATTGTGATTCAGCCATTATCCAAGGGTAAGAGGACTAGTCAATGTTTGAAACTAAACATTGATGGTTGATACTCCGTAAAACTGTATAAAATTGATTAATCCATTTTCTAATGCAATTTAAAGCATGATAATTCCTAAACAATAATAACGATCTTGTCAATAATACCATGAATCATTTCAATACAAGAAGGAGGAATGACACACCATTCACCATTGATGACGTATCATTTCCAGCGGAGCTTGACGTAACTATTGATGTAGTCCTTGTACGAATCAAAAACCTTCTTCATGGATCAATGGAAATAGGTTTCTCCCCTATATTCTTCTCCCAATGCTTCTCACTCATTGGTAATAAGACTGTTCATATGaatttttggggggaggggggaccaAATCTCCAATTAATAACTATAACTGTTGCCTCccattaaggaaaaatccaattttGTTGGATGTGTTTCCCTATTTACAACCTAAAAAATATGGAGGGGATCTCTAATTGAATCCAAGGATTGaattaaaccaaatcaaatattgggttTCTATAATTCAATCCCATCAATGGTCAAATGGGACACATATTAGGAATAAAAATCTTATAATCTCCCATTTGGACCATATGACCAATTCATAACAACACAACCTTATATTTTGAAAACTAAGTTGAAAAAATTTGTGTGTAAATATGACAATACTTGGATTCCAATAGTTTTAGAAAACAACTCAATATTGCAACTTTAATAAAACTCTCCATTTGTTGCCTCCATTTAGTAATACCTTGAATGAATGAAACTATTGATAATAACTATGCTGGTTATGTGTCATTTATCTGCCGACACACTCCCTTCCACAATCATAGTATCAACAATCTCATTCAAACGGGTCCTTAAGCGGGGAAACATAATAAACGATCCAAATAGTATATCTCATTCATATTGCAATAATTGTATGCACAAAGATAAAAATGAGAAATGCTCAGGAACATCTATAAATATGatcatatcaaataatagaaggTGTCTATAATAAAATGTGACTAATACATCAAACTCTAGTACGAGCCATATTAGATACAAGATCTACAAAGAACTTAGGAGCCATTGCCTTGGTCAATGGATCTGCAATCATAAGACTTGTCTTTATATGAGATACATACACCTTATATTCCTAAAAAGCTTCCTTCACAAAGTTGTACTTCACTCCAATATGCTTAGCTCTACTAAAATGCTTGTCATTCTTGGAGAAGTACATAGTGACGATGTTGTCACAGTAAAGTCTCAACGGCTTCATAAAGGATTCGACAACCTGAAGCCCTAAGATATAATTCTGCAACCAAATCGCCATTGATATGACCTCAAAGTATGCCACGAACTCCGCTTCTATGGTGGAAGTGAGACACAAGTTTGTTTCTTGGACTTCCAAGAAATTGTTGCACCAACTAGTAGAAAGATATAACCAGATGTAGACTCTCTATTGTCGAGGCAACCAACAAAATCAGAGTCTAAATAACCAATCACTTCtaaccaaggatttaggggatggtatcggtcTCTGTCGATACCGATCCAATATAGATCCAAATTGGATCGGATTGGTGGGTATCagtctattttacccttgatttttataaaaagtactatttttccctattttacccttgaaacgatCCAGATAACCGATCTGGATCGGTATCAGATCGGAGATCAGTCTCAGTCGATACCGATCCGATACAGTCGAtcccagaccgatacttgaaaccatgcttctAACTGATCAATTGCTCTATGAGTAAGCATGTAGGCTTTTGTTCCTTGTAAGTAACGCATCACCTTCTTGGAAGTCACCTAGTGATCCATACCAGGGTTTCTTATGTATCTACCTAACatcctgatacggccaaattgactgcccagtagggtaaggacacgtgtctcccacctggacacgtgtcacccacctgatagaggctgcaaggactctaccacattaaccgcgtgaagagaaaatccctcacgaaggggataggacgtatccgagtagaactctaaaaggaaaggaggtggacccgaggaggactcctccaaggaaaggggaaaccctaaaccctaaaccctaagagctatataagagggtcCGTGAAGAAGGAataaggtaagcatcaatacccacactATTACTCCTGTAACAAAAACTGTGTGGcagatccctaacttgagcgtcgaaggactaaccccggacaaagctccagGCCTCTGCCATCtatgcttgtgcaggaccagctcatacggatttttggtagcaacagattggcgccgtctgtgggaacgacagtaatggtggggagaacctacaaccacAAGAAGACGAGAAcagcatcgaacatgaacatgggggaggaggaaccttcaggagggctccctccctcgatggAAATTGGATGAGAAAGGGGCAACGATTATCGAGAAGGTTCCGTGAGGCACCAGCGTTTGACCGAATATTCGGtgcgcggagatagtaatcctccccCCTTCtggagcgcaggaatatgtgacgagggagcaattcgaagccctccaggacaaatatgaccgaatagccgaggcaatgaaggaggtctccaaagttgtctcccagaagaccggcggagcaccgcgAGGCCACTATATTCAGcccgagagagctcgagacgaAGACCGGAGtagtacaggatcgataagatccggtcataatttttgaaaccgagcaatgagggaaagtcccgcacccaggggaaggacgtGGCGCATCGCTGAAGACCGACATgaggaaccacgccaaggagacgaacagaggcacgaggactcggggttaagacagatgatcctggacctgaaagatgagatcaaggtCCCAGAAAATTAGACAGGAGCTcgtgagccagacctcactaatgacacggctctagctgatgaggtcatgagggacccactcccaatcggctttcgcctgcccaagtatgacactaacgacgggtctggggaccctgTCGATCATTTGGAAGACTTCAAGGTCgtcatgcagttccatcgagtctcgaaaaacattatgtgtcgtgccctgccattgacgttcagaggagcggcaaggctatggtacaaccgtctgccgacgaagtcgatccacagcttcagcgatctaagttacttcttcatgaagggattCTTCAATAGCCAaccctaggggtgtcaaccggtcgggccggttgggtttcggtcgggcttaatcgggcttgaagacttttaaaggctacaccgtgtcagcccatttaactaatcgggcttagttattgagggcatggtacactttatattcggtcggtcggtctcggtttataatcgggccaccttaatcgggctttagtcgggccttaaccgggctacggacatgtttaatgttaaacgggctttaagcgatttttaaacgggccctctttaaaatgtgctattatattctggcccacttatgcaagcccaaaaaaatgacaataaatcaataaatgatacaaaatataaccattatttaaaatgtgaacatgtctttactttttagtttttattctttaatttggggggtaaaataggtattctacaatcataaAAGGGTcaggccaagtcggtgcacaataggccggtctcggtcgggcgcccgacggttcaagtagcaaaaccgagatcgaccatttataaacgggccgggcttaagcccgacacgtttaataaacggtccgggtcgggtcggtctttaaacggtcggtcccggtcggtttacccggttcgggccacaaattgacacccctagccaaccccttcagatgactacgttgaacttgaccaacgtcaagcaacatgaaggagaatcactgtggaactacatgaagcgcttccaacaagagaagatcacgatcagaggtctagactcgaaagaagagttcacagccctgctgggaggcatcaaggataaggagctgaaaaggtctttggcgaatcATACACCTAAGAACCTGGCCGAGCTGAGAGCttgatgcgataagtacatccagatggaagaaacccttcaagccgatgaaaAAGCCAAAAGGAAGACGGGAAgaaaaaggatctcaaggggcTACGACAAACCCtctgaagaaggcaaaagacgaaGGTCTGAGCGCGGTCAAGCACctagtccaccaaggaagtttgagaaatacgcacccctgaaccagAGATGAACGgatgtactgatgcagataaaggactccttAGTTGctagagccatgaagtggccagggaagatgggacggcaccccgagagacgcaatatggacaggtattgccacttccacagagaccacggccacgacaccgaagattgttggcaccttaagggggagatagaaggaatgatcagaagaggatatctaggtcGATTTGTGGACCGTGAAAAGGAcgatgcccaagacggtaatgaccaTAGGGATAACCGTCAAAGAGATGGCAAaggccgctatgaaagaagggggcctacccgtagaggcaatcaggaacagcgaagggaccagacacccgaggaagctgaccattgCCTctgagatgagaataagagcccaaatagagttatagcgaccatttGTGTaggcctagccgctggagaaagttcagtctcggccaggaaagcaaaaacCTATGCAAGAAGcgtgcatgtggctgaatggtcgaacaagaaggcgaggacggggacggttatttccttctcagacgatgatctaGAAGGGGTGCACACCCTGCACAacgatgccctggtagtcaccatgaccatagcggattgcagagtgaagaggatcttagtggataatggCAGTTcaactgatatcctgttcctagaagctttccggaagatgggcctggatgaaggaaagttgaagaaagtcgaacacccattgcagggattctctggcatcccagtaaaagtggaaggatcgattgagttgctaGTAAGAGCCAacaccggagatcgccaagtaacagtcatgatcaattTCCTGGTAGTAGGTATTACCTcggcatacaacgccatactagggagggttggtttgaacctactaaaggccgttgtctccaccccccatctcaagatgaaatttccAACCAAGAACGGGGTCGGGGActgtcgaggcgatcaggaggcatcccagaggtactacgccactaccttgtggggaagagaaaag from Macadamia integrifolia cultivar HAES 741 chromosome 14, SCU_Mint_v3, whole genome shotgun sequence encodes the following:
- the LOC122061458 gene encoding peroxidase 11, which encodes MAFSQFSSPPYLHCLLPLIFFILAIFVANSLADDPPLTLDYYASSCPTALEIVRKEMECAVLSDPRMAASILRLHFHDCFVQGCDGSVLLDDTITLQGEKKAPPNIHSLRGFRVIDRIKSKLEYECPGVVSCADLLTIAARDAVILVGGPYWDVPLGRKDSRSASFSLASTDIPTPDQGLLTLLSKFIPLGLSVTDMVALVGAHTIGMAQCLNFRARIYGDFEETATMNPLTETYLSNLRSICPAVGGGDNNITALDYVTPNFFDNSFYQILLKGEGLLNSDQEMYSSVFALQTKQIVQKYAEDQLAFFQQFSDSMVKMGNITNPDSFITGEVRSNCRFINT